In a genomic window of Thermoproteus tenax Kra 1:
- a CDS encoding sulfite reductase subunit alpha — MEASQKRAEVDELARSASKVLERLENGPWPSHVKELKKSKYPLEAYAAGLAARKTQWAAGSAKIRYVYTGFIARRTRDGKYAELHFRVWQPSGQIYTTDYLRRLLDFADTYGLGLIEILGQQGMMIISVDPSRADEAIDALRALGTDVGATGDTIRELATCVGPALCEFALYDTLAARDYFLTHPKIYEWMSNQLFPFKFKAKFSGCPMDCTRAVHRSDFGFVGVWEGAPEVDQELLRRKIEAGEVDPKELAARCPSGAITWDGKELKIDGAKCKKSMECIRRAFPAIKPGKNRKIAVLVGGHVKGRFGGKMGKPLAIVNSVEEAMGWVVKTVESWMDGLETGVSKHKDRIGDFIMKVNFKKYTEEILGVKVPYKPSLHGRLGAGAVLDDNERKMWLEWVQNIVKEYEERI; from the coding sequence ATGGAGGCATCGCAAAAGAGGGCAGAAGTGGACGAGCTTGCGCGAAGCGCATCAAAGGTGTTAGAGCGTCTAGAGAACGGGCCTTGGCCGAGCCACGTCAAAGAGCTCAAGAAATCCAAGTATCCCCTAGAGGCTTACGCCGCCGGTCTAGCTGCCCGTAAGACGCAGTGGGCGGCCGGCTCGGCGAAGATAAGATACGTCTACACTGGCTTTATCGCCAGAAGGACGAGGGATGGAAAATATGCCGAACTGCACTTCCGCGTCTGGCAACCTTCGGGGCAAATATATACTACTGATTATCTCAGGAGACTCTTAGATTTCGCGGACACTTACGGCTTAGGTCTAATAGAGATTCTAGGCCAACAGGGTATGATGATAATATCTGTGGATCCCAGCAGAGCCGACGAGGCCATAGACGCCCTTAGGGCCTTGGGCACAGACGTCGGAGCTACCGGCGATACCATCAGAGAGCTGGCCACATGCGTGGGCCCAGCCCTCTGCGAGTTCGCCTTGTATGACACATTGGCTGCCAGAGACTACTTCTTGACGCACCCTAAGATCTATGAATGGATGAGCAACCAGCTGTTTCCCTTTAAGTTCAAGGCGAAGTTCTCCGGCTGTCCCATGGACTGCACAAGAGCGGTCCACAGGTCCGATTTCGGCTTCGTCGGCGTATGGGAGGGCGCCCCCGAGGTGGACCAAGAGCTTCTGAGGAGGAAGATAGAGGCCGGCGAGGTCGACCCCAAGGAGCTTGCGGCGAGGTGCCCCTCCGGCGCCATAACTTGGGACGGGAAGGAGCTGAAGATAGACGGAGCCAAGTGCAAGAAGTCGATGGAGTGTATAAGGAGGGCGTTCCCGGCGATAAAGCCTGGTAAGAACCGCAAGATAGCAGTGCTCGTGGGAGGCCACGTGAAGGGGAGATTCGGCGGCAAGATGGGGAAGCCGCTCGCCATAGTTAACAGTGTTGAGGAGGCCATGGGTTGGGTCGTGAAGACCGTCGAATCTTGGATGGATGGCCTCGAGACCGGCGTAAGCAAACACAAGGACAGAATCGGCGACTTCATTATGAAGGTGAACTTCAAGAAATACACCGAGGAGATCCTCGGAGTAAAAGTGCCCTACAAGCCCTCTCTACACGGGAGGCTGGGCGCCGGCGCTGTGTTAGACGACAACGAGAGAAAGATGTGGCTGGAGTGGGTTCAGAACATCGTGAAGGAATACGAGGAGAGGATATGA
- the dsrB gene encoding dissimilatory-type sulfite reductase subunit beta, whose translation MSANPADRLRKNLPVPYTKFLPEQLKRNLGKWIDRKFHGYGIIEHISETGDRIFTVKIGTPPNFRLSTSTLRELAKVADELGIGALRFTRNGNIEFITDSLDKALKIKEEAEKMGFPVGGWGPTLWSVNSCTAFLTCTTAVVDSPSITKVLYDALKPYFTGEITLPAKLRINVSGCPSACGGFTADINLVGHYGDAPTYDPERIKLCLPKSAKALETGHVPEVAEVCPTGAIKVYGKPDGTVGLDVIRSKCIACGRCRDVCDWMDFDESKAGVAVLIGGKASNTGTGPWPSVQVIPWVPAVPPDYKEIVAVVKKIVDVWRSHARTGERIGDWLNRVGFEEFYKLLNIPLTRWNQPPRFSGEFGIRQFFQRA comes from the coding sequence ATGAGCGCCAACCCCGCTGATAGACTGAGGAAGAACTTGCCGGTGCCCTACACCAAGTTTCTGCCGGAGCAGTTAAAGCGTAACCTTGGCAAATGGATAGACCGCAAGTTCCACGGCTACGGGATAATTGAACACATCTCCGAGACCGGAGACAGAATATTTACCGTGAAGATAGGTACGCCGCCCAACTTCCGCCTCAGCACCTCCACCCTAAGGGAGTTAGCTAAAGTGGCGGACGAGCTTGGCATAGGCGCCCTGAGGTTTACCAGGAACGGAAATATTGAGTTTATCACAGACTCCCTCGACAAAGCGCTCAAGATCAAGGAGGAGGCCGAGAAGATGGGCTTCCCCGTCGGCGGCTGGGGGCCTACGCTCTGGTCCGTGAACTCGTGCACGGCCTTCCTCACTTGCACAACGGCGGTTGTGGACTCGCCATCAATAACTAAGGTTCTGTACGATGCGCTTAAACCGTACTTCACAGGAGAGATAACATTGCCGGCGAAGCTAAGGATAAACGTGTCGGGCTGCCCCAGCGCGTGCGGCGGATTTACTGCAGATATAAACCTCGTCGGCCATTACGGCGATGCTCCAACTTACGACCCAGAGCGTATAAAGCTCTGTCTGCCCAAGAGCGCCAAGGCGCTGGAGACCGGGCACGTGCCGGAGGTGGCTGAGGTTTGTCCCACAGGCGCCATTAAAGTCTACGGGAAGCCGGACGGCACTGTAGGCCTAGACGTGATCCGCTCTAAGTGTATAGCGTGTGGCAGGTGTAGAGATGTGTGCGACTGGATGGACTTCGACGAGAGCAAAGCAGGCGTCGCTGTACTAATCGGCGGAAAGGCCAGCAACACGGGGACGGGCCCATGGCCCTCGGTACAAGTGATACCTTGGGTTCCCGCAGTGCCGCCGGACTACAAAGAGATAGTCGCCGTTGTCAAAAAGATAGTCGATGTGTGGAGGAGCCACGCCAGGACAGGGGAGCGCATTGGAGATTGGCTGAACAGAGTCGGCTTCGAGGAATTCTACAAACTATTGAACATACCGCTCACTAGGTGGAACCAGCCGCCTAGATTCTCTGGGGAGTTCGGGATAAGGCAGTTCTTCCAGAGGGCGTGA
- a CDS encoding respiratory nitrate reductase subunit gamma produces MDWTDVMLYGVFPYLSLLLFFGGVIYRFANWISAQGLTGLYSVAVKSYTWSFGARASEVVKRVFVLYTLTLSDRMLLVGSLLFHWGIWLALLGHLSMIIPPETLGMPSSLHEAIALYVGGGAGVVALIGLLILLIRRIVRQDVRRLSFLDDWFALVLLLGIVVLGLYQTLILHPDYMHTVAPWVQSVLVGSPDLSIVATWSLVTKIHVLLALIFIAYVPFGKLIHPFSFLAMPTLWKPPTKLYGYLLAKLRPSQ; encoded by the coding sequence ATGGATTGGACAGACGTTATGCTCTATGGCGTCTTCCCCTATCTGTCTCTTTTATTGTTTTTCGGCGGGGTGATATACCGTTTTGCCAATTGGATCTCTGCACAGGGGCTAACAGGCCTTTACTCTGTCGCCGTGAAGAGCTACACTTGGAGCTTCGGAGCTAGAGCCTCCGAAGTTGTAAAGAGGGTGTTTGTGCTCTATACGCTGACTTTATCGGATAGAATGTTGTTAGTGGGCTCTCTCCTCTTCCACTGGGGGATATGGTTGGCTCTGCTCGGCCATCTCTCGATGATCATACCCCCTGAGACCCTCGGAATGCCTAGCTCGCTTCATGAGGCTATAGCGCTCTACGTCGGCGGAGGCGCTGGAGTTGTAGCTCTTATCGGCTTATTGATATTGTTAATCAGAAGAATAGTAAGACAAGATGTAAGACGGTTGAGCTTCCTTGACGACTGGTTCGCCTTAGTCCTATTATTAGGCATAGTCGTGTTGGGCCTCTATCAGACGTTGATACTACACCCCGATTATATGCACACAGTCGCGCCGTGGGTTCAAAGCGTGTTGGTGGGCTCCCCCGATCTCTCAATAGTGGCTACATGGAGTTTAGTAACAAAAATCCATGTGCTCCTGGCACTCATATTTATAGCCTATGTGCCCTTCGGAAAATTGATCCATCCGTTTTCTTTCTTAGCGATGCCCACGCTCTGGAAGCCGCCTACAAAACTTTATGGATATTTATTGGCTAAGCTTCGACCTTCCCAGTAA
- a CDS encoding (Fe-S)-binding protein: MQSSTHEHLEIKLGDTSNIKTFKAKIDQVKILHNRVGLSLPPDPMGHIRTRIKEAIKNNRNVRMAIEVCVHCGVCLDNCPTYVRTKDIYNSPVGRAELIRAFLKADSVSGRLFGKAVGAVKLTEEYLEKIYTYYYQCLECRKCAYSCPFGIDQADVTRLVREIMYEAGIVSRYVATVIDAVERTGTNLGMKPVAVIKSITFAAGEIKEEKKVDVIYYIYRDDTNELKKYIGDKEVASWKLDAVPPDERPEALLVPPSADFFTNIETLKGYMLFLHLIGVKYAFSTEMAELANFGLFVSERHLHYIGMKVVNAALKLGVKTVIAGECGHGWRAFKNYTGPELERRGMKTLHIFHLVIDAIKRGAIKLNPDANGDIVYTFQDSCNYARGGDLTEEPRFIMRHVVKKYTESPHNREKTWCCGGGGGLLTDELLPLRIQYAKNWYEDALQVGASHVVRACAICKAQLSHTIPYLNKEYKREITYSGLMDLVYRALVV, encoded by the coding sequence ATGCAATCGTCGACTCATGAACATTTAGAAATAAAACTTGGTGATACTTCTAATATTAAGACATTTAAAGCAAAAATAGATCAAGTAAAGATACTGCACAATAGAGTAGGTCTCTCTCTGCCCCCGGATCCCATGGGCCATATTAGGACGAGGATCAAGGAGGCTATTAAAAACAATAGAAATGTGAGAATGGCCATAGAGGTCTGCGTCCACTGCGGAGTCTGTCTCGATAACTGTCCCACGTATGTACGAACTAAGGATATCTATAACTCGCCGGTGGGCCGCGCCGAGCTCATAAGAGCTTTTCTGAAGGCGGATTCAGTCAGCGGAAGGCTCTTCGGCAAGGCTGTCGGCGCAGTCAAACTCACTGAGGAGTACCTCGAGAAGATCTATACATATTATTATCAATGTCTGGAGTGTAGAAAATGTGCATATTCATGTCCCTTCGGCATCGATCAAGCAGACGTCACAAGGCTAGTGAGGGAGATAATGTACGAGGCCGGCATAGTATCGCGCTACGTGGCGACAGTGATAGACGCAGTGGAGAGGACTGGGACCAACTTAGGCATGAAACCTGTGGCCGTTATCAAATCCATCACCTTCGCAGCTGGGGAGATTAAGGAGGAGAAAAAAGTCGACGTAATATATTACATCTACCGAGATGATACAAACGAGCTCAAGAAGTATATCGGCGACAAGGAGGTGGCATCTTGGAAGCTCGACGCCGTGCCGCCCGATGAGAGGCCAGAGGCCCTTTTGGTACCGCCCTCCGCAGATTTCTTTACTAACATAGAGACTCTTAAGGGGTATATGCTGTTCCTCCATCTTATCGGCGTTAAGTATGCCTTTTCTACGGAGATGGCCGAGTTGGCAAACTTCGGTCTGTTTGTCAGCGAGAGACACCTCCACTATATAGGCATGAAGGTAGTTAACGCCGCTCTTAAACTGGGGGTGAAGACAGTGATAGCGGGCGAGTGCGGCCACGGATGGAGGGCGTTCAAGAACTACACGGGCCCAGAGCTTGAAAGAAGGGGCATGAAGACGCTACACATATTCCATCTAGTGATAGATGCTATAAAGAGGGGGGCGATAAAGCTCAACCCCGACGCCAACGGCGATATAGTATACACCTTCCAAGACTCGTGCAACTACGCGAGAGGCGGAGACTTGACGGAGGAGCCCCGATTCATTATGAGACACGTGGTTAAGAAGTACACAGAAAGTCCGCACAATAGGGAAAAAACGTGGTGTTGTGGAGGCGGAGGCGGCTTATTGACCGACGAGCTTCTTCCTCTAAGAATACAATATGCCAAAAATTGGTATGAAGATGCGCTACAGGTCGGAGCGAGCCACGTCGTGAGGGCCTGCGCCATCTGCAAAGCTCAATTAAGCCATACGATCCCATATTTGAATAAAGAGTATAAAAGAGAGATCACATACAGCGGCCTAATGGACTTAGTCTATAGGGCCCTCGTCGTCTAA
- a CDS encoding DsrE family protein, translated as MEKLLLHVDSDDPVPLSIALSNAENFLAAVGNADIAVVANGLAVKHMVKGSPFRERIAALARRGVKFYVCNNSLRNLGIDPRDVHENAEIVPAGIVKIVELVKQGYIYVKP; from the coding sequence ATGGAGAAACTGCTGTTGCACGTTGATAGCGACGATCCGGTCCCTCTCTCCATCGCTCTCTCAAATGCGGAGAACTTCTTGGCCGCAGTGGGAAACGCCGATATAGCCGTCGTGGCGAACGGACTGGCGGTGAAGCACATGGTCAAGGGCTCGCCGTTTAGAGAAAGGATAGCCGCCCTCGCGAGGCGTGGCGTAAAGTTCTATGTGTGTAACAACTCCCTCAGAAACCTCGGGATAGACCCCCGCGACGTCCACGAAAACGCCGAGATAGTTCCAGCAGGCATCGTAAAAATAGTTGAATTGGTCAAACAAGGTTATATTTATGTAAAACCTTAG
- a CDS encoding sulfurtransferase TusA family protein: MEVYKTIKISGAHCLSPIELKRAIDEVPVGGILEVLTNDACARDDIPAWCRFTKNQLLSFEEVGDGWMRFLIRRTR; encoded by the coding sequence ATGGAAGTATATAAAACTATAAAAATATCTGGAGCCCACTGCTTGAGCCCTATAGAGCTCAAAAGGGCGATAGATGAGGTGCCGGTGGGAGGCATCTTGGAGGTGCTCACCAATGACGCTTGCGCCAGAGACGATATACCTGCGTGGTGCAGGTTCACTAAGAACCAGCTTCTGTCGTTTGAGGAGGTCGGCGATGGTTGGATGAGGTTTCTGATAAGGAGAACTAGATGA
- a CDS encoding metallophosphoesterase gives MYIGVISDTHDDARAVRAAGEAFRRAGVAAVVHAGDWTSPFSMLKLRRALGEGVPIYTVFGNNDGDRYTAAKRAADAGVEVLGEAGIIVLGGRKIGVYHGTALLLVEAMAKSGMFDVVIYGHTHRVDIRRVNGTLVVNPGEACGCAEEKKTAALLNLNTLEVELLDL, from the coding sequence GTGTATATAGGCGTTATCTCTGACACACACGACGATGCGAGGGCCGTGAGGGCCGCGGGGGAGGCCTTTAGGAGGGCCGGAGTAGCCGCCGTTGTACATGCGGGCGACTGGACGTCGCCCTTCAGCATGCTGAAGCTGAGGAGGGCCCTCGGAGAGGGCGTGCCTATCTACACCGTCTTTGGCAACAACGATGGGGATAGATACACCGCGGCCAAAAGGGCGGCCGACGCTGGTGTGGAGGTGTTGGGCGAGGCCGGCATTATAGTACTGGGCGGACGGAAGATAGGAGTATATCACGGCACGGCTCTACTGTTGGTAGAGGCTATGGCTAAATCTGGGATGTTCGACGTAGTGATATACGGCCACACCCACAGAGTCGACATCAGAAGGGTCAATGGCACGTTGGTGGTGAACCCCGGCGAGGCTTGCGGGTGCGCCGAGGAGAAAAAGACGGCGGCTTTGCTCAATTTGAACACTCTCGAGGTCGAGCTTCTGGACCTCTGA
- the aprA gene encoding adenylyl-sulfate reductase subunit alpha produces the protein MSLNPPTKVVDTDILVVGGGMAGCGAVFEAKYWCRGRCKVTLVEKAKLEKSGAVGMGLSAVNLGAFTEEPDDPKPEDFVYYVRNEFFGIVREDLVYDIARHMTSTVKLLDSWGLPIWRDPKTGKYLRTGRWQHPIHGESYKAIVAEACAKSADEIYERVFVTHPLLDETVPNRIAGVVGFGVRDGTFYVFRAKAVIVAAGGASLVYRPRSTGEGLGRTWYPTWASGSAYAIPIMAGAETTSMEARLIVVRFKDGYGPVGFPYLLFRMRSTDVYGRQWEPLPDEAREEFKKLYGKYAEAKPTPTLLRVLVTERNLRDGRGPDIMQTQERLKTDEDIHLLFEDYLDMTPTQAFLWAGQNIHPEKRPSELVPTEPYVQGSHASPSGMWASGPADIAPSEYKWGPNRMLTVEGLFGAGDTVGASGHKFSSGSLTEGRIAGKSAARYVLTQAKDYKPTISNDTIERMKETVFRPLEWYHKNKPLTTTPETYTTNWFEIHPNYLNWYQLLVRLQKIMDEYAAGWGMFYLTNDYMLNRAWELLGMLEEDFRFAGAASLHELLRVWEFYHRLLVARAVVISMMHRKETRFPGYYINADHPALDEQNWHVFVNARRDPKTGNWEVYTRPVIHIFP, from the coding sequence ATGTCCCTCAATCCGCCCACCAAGGTAGTAGACACCGACATCTTGGTCGTGGGAGGCGGGATGGCCGGATGCGGCGCCGTCTTCGAGGCGAAGTACTGGTGTAGAGGGAGGTGTAAGGTCACGTTGGTGGAGAAAGCCAAGTTGGAGAAGTCGGGCGCCGTAGGCATGGGCCTATCTGCTGTCAACTTGGGCGCGTTCACGGAGGAGCCGGACGACCCCAAGCCTGAGGACTTCGTCTACTACGTGCGCAACGAGTTCTTCGGAATAGTGAGGGAGGATTTGGTCTACGACATAGCTAGACATATGACGTCGACGGTCAAACTCTTAGACTCGTGGGGGCTCCCCATATGGAGGGACCCGAAGACGGGCAAGTATCTGCGCACGGGCAGATGGCAACATCCGATACACGGCGAGTCGTATAAGGCCATCGTCGCCGAGGCTTGCGCCAAGTCCGCCGACGAGATCTACGAGAGAGTCTTTGTGACACATCCTCTGCTCGACGAAACGGTGCCCAACAGGATCGCCGGCGTCGTGGGGTTCGGGGTCAGAGACGGGACCTTCTACGTCTTCAGAGCCAAGGCGGTCATCGTGGCGGCCGGCGGCGCCTCCTTGGTCTACAGGCCGAGGTCCACTGGGGAGGGCTTGGGCAGGACTTGGTACCCCACGTGGGCCTCCGGCAGCGCCTACGCCATACCCATTATGGCGGGGGCAGAGACGACCTCAATGGAGGCCAGACTGATCGTGGTCAGATTTAAGGACGGCTACGGCCCCGTCGGATTCCCCTATTTGTTATTCAGGATGAGGTCCACGGACGTCTACGGAAGACAGTGGGAGCCACTGCCGGACGAGGCCCGCGAGGAGTTCAAGAAGCTTTACGGCAAATACGCGGAAGCAAAGCCGACGCCCACTTTGCTCAGAGTGCTTGTGACCGAGAGAAACTTGAGAGACGGCAGAGGGCCCGACATAATGCAGACGCAGGAGAGACTCAAGACCGACGAAGACATACACTTGCTGTTCGAGGACTATTTGGACATGACTCCAACTCAAGCGTTCCTCTGGGCGGGCCAGAACATCCACCCAGAGAAGAGGCCCTCCGAGCTAGTGCCCACCGAGCCCTACGTCCAAGGCAGCCACGCCTCTCCCAGCGGAATGTGGGCCTCGGGCCCTGCGGACATAGCGCCCTCTGAGTACAAGTGGGGGCCCAACCGCATGTTGACTGTGGAGGGGCTGTTCGGCGCAGGCGACACCGTGGGCGCCTCGGGCCACAAGTTCTCGTCGGGCTCTTTAACGGAGGGGAGGATAGCGGGCAAGTCGGCTGCCAGATATGTCCTCACTCAGGCTAAAGACTACAAACCTACAATAAGCAACGACACAATAGAGAGGATGAAGGAGACCGTCTTCAGACCTCTAGAGTGGTATCACAAGAACAAGCCGTTGACCACAACGCCTGAGACGTACACGACCAACTGGTTCGAGATACACCCCAACTACCTCAACTGGTACCAATTGTTGGTGCGCCTCCAGAAGATTATGGACGAGTATGCGGCAGGTTGGGGGATGTTCTATCTGACGAACGACTATATGTTGAACAGAGCGTGGGAGCTACTGGGCATGTTGGAGGAGGACTTCAGATTCGCAGGGGCCGCCAGTTTGCACGAGCTGTTGAGAGTCTGGGAGTTCTACCACAGGCTGTTGGTGGCGCGGGCTGTAGTGATATCCATGATGCATAGGAAGGAGACCAGATTCCCCGGCTACTATATCAACGCAGACCATCCGGCGCTGGACGAACAGAACTGGCATGTCTTCGTCAACGCCAGGCGCGACCCGAAGACCGGGAATTGGGAGGTGTACACAAGGCCGGTCATACACATTTTCCCCTAG
- the aprB gene encoding adenylyl-sulfate reductase subunit beta produces MPTFVYASLCKGCGKCVDICPADNMQFNPKTRKAFNADPISCAECMNCVKYCPEHAVDVRPYADFVPLGVKVGVVRDTKKNVIYWRLVFRDGTVKDFAIPIRTTPWGSAKGAKDFPERSDLDSELLCCEDSPEWTGFRELPRPKELKYYKGPPQYSSPPPEILEHYKRK; encoded by the coding sequence ATGCCAACATTTGTATATGCTTCTTTGTGTAAAGGTTGCGGCAAATGTGTCGATATATGTCCCGCCGATAACATGCAGTTCAACCCCAAGACAAGAAAGGCTTTCAACGCCGATCCTATCAGCTGCGCGGAGTGCATGAACTGCGTCAAGTACTGCCCTGAACATGCTGTGGATGTGAGGCCCTACGCAGATTTCGTCCCGCTCGGCGTAAAGGTGGGGGTAGTCCGCGACACTAAAAAGAACGTGATATATTGGAGACTGGTCTTCAGAGATGGAACTGTGAAGGACTTCGCCATACCCATAAGGACGACGCCGTGGGGCTCCGCAAAGGGCGCAAAGGACTTCCCGGAGAGGTCCGACTTAGATTCAGAGCTCCTCTGTTGTGAAGACAGCCCAGAATGGACAGGCTTCAGAGAGCTCCCGAGGCCGAAGGAGTTGAAATATTACAAGGGGCCGCCCCAATACTCATCTCCTCCGCCCGAAATACTAGAACACTACAAGAGGAAGTAA
- the sat gene encoding sulfate adenylyltransferase — MLIEPHGGKLVYQVAEPEKAAGLPRLEIKPTLGPDGAPIRNPYREVVSIAMGFFSPVDGFMTRNEVESVLRERRLLSGWLFPFPLVFDVDEEDLRRAGIKEKDAVALTLKGKPLALMQVEEIYKLGDRKELADAVFGTPEKNGEVVKRRFDEKHPGWLIYRSLKPVALAGKVWLLGQPKFREPYSRFWMPPAASRKYIEGKGWKIVVAHQTRNVPHIGHEMLMKRAMFVAGGERPGDAVLVNAIIGAKRPGDYVDEAILEGHEALNKAGYFHPDRHVVTMTLWDMRYGNPLESLLHGIIRQNMGATHHMFGRDHAATGDYYDPYATQYLWTRGLPSYGLNEPPHLTDKGLKIRPVNMGEFAYCPKCGEYTYLGMSYGGYKEVALCGHTPERISGSFLRGLIIEGLRPPKVVMRPEVYDIIVKWWRVYGYPFVTDKYLKIKEEQLEIEI, encoded by the coding sequence ATGCTAATTGAACCACATGGAGGAAAACTAGTTTATCAAGTGGCTGAGCCAGAGAAGGCGGCGGGGCTGCCGAGGCTCGAGATTAAGCCGACTCTGGGGCCCGACGGCGCCCCCATCAGGAACCCGTACCGCGAAGTTGTGTCGATAGCAATGGGCTTCTTCAGCCCGGTGGATGGCTTTATGACTAGGAACGAGGTGGAGAGCGTCCTTAGGGAGAGGAGGCTTCTCAGCGGCTGGCTGTTCCCGTTCCCGCTTGTGTTCGACGTAGACGAGGAGGATCTGAGGAGGGCCGGCATTAAGGAGAAGGACGCAGTGGCGCTCACGCTGAAGGGCAAGCCCCTCGCCCTTATGCAGGTGGAGGAGATATACAAGCTGGGCGATAGGAAGGAGCTGGCCGACGCGGTCTTCGGCACGCCGGAGAAAAACGGGGAGGTGGTGAAGAGGAGGTTCGACGAGAAGCACCCCGGCTGGCTGATATACCGCTCTCTAAAGCCGGTGGCGCTCGCGGGGAAGGTCTGGCTGTTGGGCCAGCCCAAGTTCAGAGAGCCCTACTCCCGCTTCTGGATGCCGCCCGCCGCCTCCCGTAAATACATAGAGGGGAAGGGGTGGAAGATCGTGGTTGCCCACCAGACGAGGAACGTCCCCCACATAGGCCACGAGATGTTGATGAAGAGGGCTATGTTCGTAGCAGGAGGCGAGAGGCCCGGCGACGCCGTGTTGGTTAACGCCATAATTGGAGCCAAGAGGCCCGGCGACTATGTGGACGAGGCGATTCTGGAGGGCCACGAGGCTTTAAACAAGGCCGGCTACTTCCACCCTGACCGCCACGTGGTGACCATGACGCTGTGGGACATGCGCTATGGGAACCCGCTCGAGTCCCTTCTACACGGCATCATTAGGCAGAATATGGGGGCGACGCACCACATGTTCGGTCGCGACCACGCGGCGACGGGCGACTACTACGACCCCTACGCCACCCAGTACCTCTGGACTAGAGGCCTTCCGAGCTACGGCCTGAACGAGCCGCCCCATTTGACGGACAAGGGCTTGAAGATAAGGCCTGTCAACATGGGCGAGTTCGCATACTGTCCCAAGTGCGGCGAGTATACATACTTGGGGATGTCCTACGGCGGCTACAAGGAGGTCGCCCTCTGCGGCCACACGCCGGAGCGAATATCGGGCAGCTTCTTGAGGGGGCTCATAATAGAGGGGCTTCGGCCGCCCAAAGTAGTCATGAGGCCTGAGGTCTACGATATCATCGTTAAATGGTGGCGCGTCTACGGCTATCCCTTCGTCACCGATAAGTATCTTAAAATTAAAGAGGAACAACTGGAGATAGAGATATGA
- a CDS encoding DUF6955 family protein has translation MTYKIGLLIDEKRYEAIKNLPISERLKSMFGGEIKILELDVDDDVAKRILAEFPAARVDSRGFLEDLPVAFKRALFDAVVKTGSVGREAFDEVFRHIEEIREAAKREKEYIPPP, from the coding sequence ATGACGTACAAGATCGGCCTCTTGATAGATGAGAAGAGGTACGAGGCCATAAAGAACTTGCCGATCTCGGAGAGGCTGAAGTCGATGTTCGGAGGCGAGATAAAGATACTTGAGCTAGATGTTGACGACGATGTGGCCAAGAGGATACTGGCCGAGTTCCCAGCGGCCAGAGTGGACTCGAGGGGATTCTTGGAGGATCTGCCGGTGGCCTTCAAGAGGGCTCTCTTCGATGCCGTGGTCAAGACGGGCAGCGTGGGCAGAGAGGCCTTCGATGAAGTGTTCAGACATATAGAGGAGATAAGGGAGGCCGCCAAGCGCGAGAAAGAATACATTCCGCCGCCATGA